Proteins from a single region of Ananas comosus cultivar F153 linkage group 3, ASM154086v1, whole genome shotgun sequence:
- the LOC109708199 gene encoding probable serine/threonine-protein kinase PBL19, whose amino-acid sequence MGCLHYFKEKHKRRRQQQQQQQRKSAPAACSTNVSSAQTGRSEDSGTPKEATSKSAGSAASQRSIPDLYEERAGNLRVFSFRELRNATSNFSSLVKIGEGGFGTVYKAFIRPSSDEKADKIAVAVKKLNPNGQQGHRQWLAEVQFLGVVEHPNLVKLIGYCAVDGERGAQRLLVYEFMPNKTLDDHLFNKAYPPLPWNARLQVVLGAAEGLSYLHEGLEVQVIYRDFKASNVLLDEEFRPKLSDFGLAREGPSAGNTHVSTAVMGTYGYAAPDYVETGHLTVKSDVFSFGVVLYEILTGRRSMERNRPRNEQKLLEWVKHYPFDSNRFTRIIDPRLENKYSLRAAREIAQLADTCLFKHAKDRPKMSEVIETLKRVMEYKDLDGQVEPLEENSPPRDEIEKQSEQENYVESARRRMLHLEKLMENVKSVGRRRFVLMKAGNPK is encoded by the exons ATGGGGTGTCTGCACTACTTCAAGGAGAAGCacaagcggcggcggcagcagcagcagcagcagcagaggaagTCGGCGCCCGCCGCCTGCTCGACGAATGTCTCCTCCGCGCAGACAGGCCGGTCCGAGGACTCCGGCACGCCGAAGGAGGCGACGAGCAAGTCCGCCGGCTCGGCCGCGTCGCAGCGGAGCATTCCGGACTTGTACGAGGAGCGGGCGGGCAATCTCAGGGTGTTTAGCTTCCGGGAGCTCAGGAACGCCACCAGCAACTTCAGCAGCCTCGTTAAGATCGGCGAGGGCGGCTTCGGGACCGTCTACAAAGCCTTCATCCGGCCTAGTTCGGACGAAAAGGCTGATAAAATTGCCGTCGCCGTCAAGAAGCTCAATCCGAACGGCCAGCAG GGACATAGACAATGGTTGGCAGAAGTTCAATTTCTTGGCGTTGTCGAACACCCAAATCTCGTTAAGCTTATCGGGTACTGTGCTGTCGACGGCGAAAGAGGGGCCCAGAGGCTGCTGGTTTATGAATTTATGCCCAATAAGACTCTAGACGACCATTTGTTCAATAAAGCGTATCCTCCCCTTCCATGGAATGCTAGACTACAGGTAGTCTTGGGTGCTGCCGAAGGTTTGTCGTATCTGCACGAGGGATTGGAAGTTCAG GTGATATATCGTGATTTCAAAGCATCTAATGTGCTGTTGGATGAGGAGTTTAGACCGAAACTCTCGGATTTTGGGCTAGCAAGGGAGGGACCATCAGCAGGGAATACTCATGTATCCACTGCG GTAATGGGAACGTACGGTTATGCCGCTCCGGACTATGTCGAGACCGGCCATCTCACTGTCAAGAGCGATGTATTCAGCTTCGGCGTCGTACTCTACGAGATCCTGACCGGCCGTCGCTCGATGGAAAGAAACCGGCCAAGAAACGAGCAGAAGCTTCTAGAATGGGTGAAGCATTACCCCTTTGACAGCAACCGCTTCACCAGGATCATCGACCCCAGGCTTGAAAATAAGTACTCTTTAAGGGCTGCTCGGGAAATCGCCCAGCTGGCTGATACATGCTTGTTTAAGCATGCAAAAGATAGGCCGAAGATGAGCGAGGTGATCGAAACTTTAAAACGGGTGATGGAGTATAAAGACTTGGATGGGCAGGTTGAGCCATTAGAAGAGAATTCTCCACCTCGGGACGAGATTGAGAAGCAGAGTGAGCAGGAAAATTACGTAGAGTCCGCGAGAAGGAGAATGCTTCACCTTGAGAAGCTGATGGAGAATGTGAAAAGTGTTGGAAGGAGGAGATTCGTGCTCATGAAGGCGGGCAAtccgaaataa